From one Candidatus Methanoplasma termitum genomic stretch:
- a CDS encoding 2-amino-3,7-dideoxy-D-threo-hept-6-ulosonate synthase, whose amino-acid sequence MYGKSIRMERMIDRKTGNSVIVPMDHGVSIGPVDGLIDMRKTVDDVAKGGATAVLMHKGLIRFSHRTFGNDIGLILHLSASTDVGVTSRSKILVASVEEALKIGADGVSVHINVGAESESDMLYDVGVISEQCAEWGMPFFVMAYPRGPSIKDSYDPKMVAHAARVATELGADIVKCSYTGDMKSFEKVVEGALAPVVIAGGPKMNSDLDVLNMVYDSLQAGGKGVSIGRNVFQHKNVEMMTRAISDIVLKGATVKEAYKLIKG is encoded by the coding sequence ATGTACGGAAAAAGTATCAGAATGGAGAGGATGATCGACAGGAAGACCGGGAACAGCGTAATCGTTCCGATGGATCACGGCGTGTCGATCGGACCCGTGGACGGCCTCATAGATATGAGAAAGACCGTTGATGATGTGGCTAAAGGCGGAGCGACCGCCGTTCTCATGCACAAAGGACTGATCCGCTTCAGCCACCGTACTTTCGGGAACGACATCGGCCTGATACTGCACCTTTCCGCTTCCACCGACGTCGGTGTGACATCAAGGAGCAAGATACTCGTTGCGAGCGTCGAAGAGGCGCTGAAGATCGGTGCGGACGGAGTGTCCGTTCACATAAACGTCGGTGCGGAATCCGAATCTGATATGTTGTATGATGTAGGCGTCATCTCGGAACAGTGCGCAGAATGGGGAATGCCCTTCTTTGTTATGGCATATCCCCGCGGACCGAGCATAAAGGACTCGTACGACCCCAAGATGGTGGCGCATGCGGCAAGGGTGGCGACCGAATTGGGCGCCGATATCGTGAAATGCAGCTATACCGGGGACATGAAGTCATTCGAAAAAGTAGTGGAAGGGGCTTTGGCGCCGGTTGTTATAGCAGGCGGCCCTAAGATGAATTCGGACCTCGATGTTCTGAACATGGTCTACGATTCCCTGCAGGCGGGAGGAAAAGGAGTGTCCATCGGAAGGAATGTGTTCCAGCATAAGAACGTGGAAATGATGACCCGTGCGATATCCGACATAGTCCTAAAGGGGGCTACAGTCAAAGAGGCATACAAGCTGATAAAAGGATAA
- a CDS encoding PDDEXK nuclease domain-containing protein, with protein sequence MEERKVQLFEGKRIRTVWKEDEQEWYLSVVDVVEALTGTDDPRRYWSDLKRRLKAEGGQPYEKIVQLKLLADDGKMRLTDVVDAEHTLLIIQQIRSQKTEQFKQWLAQFSKRDISDNQIVKKEAFTHENGRNIRIRLNSDFDEMISIIDRARENTFRMVNRELINLYWNIGMYVSNKVKNGEWGKSVVKEFSEHIQVKRPEIKGFSPQNIWRMKQLYETYKDNEKLSSLLRELSWTLNTKILGCKTDEEREFYMQLAISNNYSSRELERQVESHMFERTLISGEINKPLVSKNTGLTIFRDGYVLDFLDLPERHSEKDIRKAIVANMRDFILELGTDFTFVGEEYRIRVGNTDFYIDLLFYNRRLSCLVAVELKITDFKPEHMGQLEFYLEALDRKVKKPDENPSVGLIICAGKDEAVVEYSLSRSMSPALVAAYQLCLPDKSLLENRLRELRDLRGLEEQDGDDIG encoded by the coding sequence ATGGAAGAAAGAAAAGTACAATTGTTCGAGGGCAAGCGCATTCGTACAGTTTGGAAAGAGGATGAACAGGAGTGGTACCTTTCGGTTGTCGATGTGGTAGAAGCGTTAACGGGGACAGACGATCCCCGGCGTTATTGGAGCGATTTGAAGCGCAGACTAAAGGCCGAAGGAGGTCAACCGTACGAAAAAATCGTACAGTTGAAACTGCTTGCCGATGATGGAAAGATGCGTTTAACCGACGTCGTAGATGCTGAGCACACTCTGCTTATAATTCAACAAATACGGTCTCAAAAAACAGAGCAGTTCAAACAGTGGCTGGCACAGTTCAGTAAGCGTGATATTTCCGACAATCAGATTGTAAAAAAAGAGGCGTTCACGCATGAAAACGGAAGAAATATCAGGATCCGTCTGAATTCCGACTTTGATGAGATGATTTCCATCATAGATCGTGCAAGGGAGAACACCTTCAGAATGGTGAACCGTGAGCTCATAAATCTATACTGGAACATCGGCATGTACGTCAGCAATAAAGTCAAGAACGGAGAATGGGGAAAGTCTGTCGTAAAGGAATTTTCCGAGCATATTCAAGTCAAAAGGCCGGAGATCAAAGGCTTTTCTCCGCAGAACATTTGGCGCATGAAACAACTTTATGAGACCTACAAAGACAACGAAAAACTCTCATCACTGCTGAGAGAATTAAGCTGGACCCTTAACACGAAGATCCTCGGATGCAAGACAGATGAAGAACGCGAGTTCTATATGCAGTTGGCGATCAGCAACAATTATTCCTCCAGAGAGTTGGAACGGCAGGTCGAAAGCCACATGTTCGAACGCACTTTGATATCAGGCGAGATCAACAAACCGCTCGTCTCGAAGAATACCGGTCTGACGATCTTCCGCGACGGTTATGTTCTCGATTTTCTCGATCTTCCCGAACGCCATAGCGAGAAAGACATAAGGAAGGCGATCGTTGCGAACATGCGCGATTTCATTTTGGAGCTCGGGACGGATTTTACATTTGTCGGGGAGGAATACCGCATACGCGTTGGGAACACAGACTTCTACATCGATCTTCTGTTCTATAACCGCAGGCTCTCGTGCCTTGTCGCGGTCGAACTGAAGATCACCGACTTCAAACCCGAGCACATGGGGCAGCTCGAGTTCTATCTGGAGGCTCTCGACCGCAAGGTAAAAAAGCCCGATGAGAACCCGAGTGTCGGGCTGATAATCTGCGCGGGGAAAGACGAAGCCGTCGTTGAGTATTCATTAAGCCGCAGCATGTCCCCGGCGCTTGTCGCCGCATATCAATTATGTCTGCCGGATAAGTCTTTGCTTGAGAACAGGCTTAGGGAATTGAGGGACCTGAGGGGTCTCGAAGAACAGGACGGTGATGATATCGGCTGA
- a CDS encoding GNAT family N-acetyltransferase: METSVKHDEGRGRFDLYADGKKGGYLTYEIYGGSLDIQHTVVEPEFRGKGLGEILLDAAVKYANKKGLKIVPSCSFAAKKLS; encoded by the coding sequence ATGGAGACATCGGTAAAGCACGATGAGGGACGCGGCAGGTTCGACCTTTATGCGGACGGGAAGAAGGGAGGATACCTTACCTACGAAATATACGGCGGGTCTTTGGATATCCAACATACGGTCGTAGAACCGGAGTTCAGAGGGAAGGGGCTTGGGGAAATTCTCCTGGATGCGGCCGTGAAGTATGCAAATAAAAAAGGGTTGAAGATCGTACCCTCGTGCAGTTTTGCGGCGAAGAAGTTATCATGA
- a CDS encoding HFX_2341 family transcriptional regulator domain-containing protein, translating to MVSGRRERIVISCVTFETVKITDPVKFYDATKVHLIHYIKDPQSENGKIYMEFCERVCELISENATVPIDIIRHMENVNDFTIMLRTVLSIIEEENKKDEPSDIFVNISAGTSEYAAAAAIASMMMPGTIPFSVSTVEYKVKDVRGTFYDLNDKPVGLTESVRDPKCLPKYSMPIPDRNVILGLRALDEMNKKKLSTKGPEVIRVLKDLDIWRREGGEVVFDNKGKVKITRSDSVYYFRDFVEKWISNGWVYRDEFKKRYFLTDEGKIVLDTFYYSPK from the coding sequence ATGGTGTCGGGACGGAGAGAAAGAATAGTGATCTCGTGCGTTACATTCGAGACTGTGAAGATCACAGATCCAGTAAAATTCTACGACGCAACAAAAGTTCATCTAATACATTACATAAAGGACCCTCAAAGCGAAAACGGCAAGATATACATGGAATTCTGTGAACGCGTATGTGAACTGATATCGGAAAACGCAACAGTTCCCATTGATATAATCAGACACATGGAGAATGTTAACGACTTCACCATCATGCTGAGAACGGTGCTCAGCATCATCGAAGAAGAGAATAAGAAGGATGAACCATCGGACATTTTTGTAAACATTTCTGCGGGCACGTCAGAGTATGCGGCCGCTGCTGCGATCGCATCCATGATGATGCCGGGAACAATACCCTTCTCGGTCAGTACTGTGGAGTATAAAGTAAAAGATGTCCGCGGAACATTCTATGATCTGAATGACAAGCCTGTGGGCCTTACCGAATCCGTCCGCGACCCTAAGTGTCTTCCGAAATATTCCATGCCAATACCAGATCGTAATGTGATCCTTGGGCTCAGGGCATTGGATGAAATGAATAAGAAGAAACTCTCTACCAAAGGCCCAGAAGTAATAAGGGTTCTGAAGGACCTTGATATTTGGCGAAGAGAAGGAGGGGAGGTCGTCTTTGACAACAAAGGAAAGGTCAAGATTACAAGATCCGACTCGGTGTATTATTTCCGCGATTTTGTAGAGAAATGGATATCAAACGGATGGGTGTATAGAGACGAATTCAAGAAAAGATATTTCCTCACGGACGAGGGAAAGATTGTGTTGGATACTTTCTATTATTCACCGAAATGA
- the cas12a gene encoding type V CRISPR-associated protein Cas12a/Cpf1: protein MNNYDEFTKLYPIQKTIRFELKPQGRTMEHLETFNFFEEDRDRAEKYKILKEAIDEYHKKFIDEHLTNMSLDWNSLKQISEKYYKSREEKDKKVFLSEQKRMRQEIVSEFKKDDRFKDLFSKKLFSELLKEEIYKKGNHQEIDALKSFDKFSGYFIGLHENRKNMYSDGDEITAISNRIVNENFPKFLDNLQKYQEARKKYPEWIIKAESALVAHNIKMDEVFSLEYFNKVLNQEGIQRYNLALGGYVTKSGEKMMGLNDALNLAHQSEKSSKGRIHMTPLFKQILSEKESFSYIPDVFTEDSQLLPSIGGFFAQIENDKDGNIFDRALELISSYAEYDTERIYIRQADINRVSNVIFGEWGTLGGLMREYKADSINDINLERTCKKVDKWLDSKEFALSDVLEAIKRTGNNDAFNEYISKMRTAREKIDAARKEMKFISEKISGDEESIHIIKTLLDSVQQFLHFFNLFKARQDIPLDGAFYAEFDEVHSKLFAIVPLYNKVRNYLTKNNLNTKKIKLNFKNPTLANGWDQNKVYDYASLIFLRDGNYYLGIINPKRKKNIKFEQGSGNGPFYRKMVYKQIPGPNKNLPRVFLTSTKGKKEYKPSKEIIEGYEADKHIRGDKFDLDFCHKLIDFFKESIEKHKDWSKFNFYFSPTESYGDISEFYLDVEKQGYRMHFENISAETIDEYVEKGDLFLFQIYNKDFVKAATGKKDMHTIYWNAAFSPENLQDVVVKLNGEAELFYRDKSDIKEIVHREGEILVNRTYNGRTPVPDKIHKKLTDYHNGRTKDLGEAKEYLDKVRYFKAHYDITKDRRYLNDKIYFHVPLTLNFKANGKKNLNKMVIEKFLSDEKAHIIGIDRGERNLLYYSIIDRSGKIIDQQSLNVIDGFDYREKLNQREIEMKDARQSWNAIGKIKDLKEGYLSKAVHEITKMAIQYNAIVVMEELNYGFKRGRFKVEKQIYQKFENMLIDKMNYLVFKDAPDESPGGVLNAYQLTNPLESFAKLGKQTGILFYVPAAYTSKIDPTTGFVNLFNTSSKTNAQERKEFLQKFESISYSAKDGGIFAFAFDYRKFGTSKTDHKNVWTAYTNGERMRYIKEKKRNELFDPSKEIKEALTSSGIKYDGGQNILPDILRSNNNGLIYTMYSSFIAAIQMRVYDGKEDYIISPIKNSKGEFFRTDPKRRELPIDADANGAYNIALRGELTMRAIAEKFDPDSEKMAKLELKHKDWFEFMQTRGD from the coding sequence ATGAACAACTATGATGAGTTTACCAAACTGTACCCAATACAGAAAACGATAAGGTTCGAATTGAAGCCGCAGGGAAGAACGATGGAACACCTCGAAACATTCAACTTTTTCGAAGAGGACAGGGATAGAGCGGAGAAATATAAGATTTTAAAGGAAGCAATCGACGAGTATCATAAGAAGTTTATAGACGAACATCTAACAAATATGTCTCTTGACTGGAATTCTTTAAAACAGATTTCAGAGAAATACTATAAGAGTAGAGAGGAAAAAGACAAGAAAGTTTTTCTGTCAGAACAGAAACGCATGAGGCAAGAGATAGTTTCTGAGTTCAAAAAAGACGATCGGTTTAAAGATCTTTTTTCAAAAAAATTGTTTTCTGAACTTCTCAAGGAAGAGATTTACAAAAAAGGAAACCATCAGGAAATTGACGCATTGAAAAGTTTTGATAAATTCTCAGGCTATTTTATTGGGTTGCATGAGAACCGAAAAAATATGTATTCTGACGGAGACGAGATCACGGCTATCTCTAACCGTATTGTAAATGAGAATTTCCCGAAGTTCCTCGACAACCTTCAGAAATATCAGGAAGCTCGTAAAAAATATCCAGAGTGGATCATTAAGGCAGAATCTGCTTTAGTTGCACATAATATCAAGATGGATGAAGTCTTTTCCTTAGAGTATTTCAACAAAGTCCTGAATCAAGAAGGAATACAGAGATACAATCTCGCCCTAGGTGGCTATGTGACCAAAAGTGGTGAGAAAATGATGGGGCTTAATGATGCACTTAATCTTGCCCATCAAAGTGAAAAAAGCAGCAAGGGAAGGATACACATGACTCCACTCTTCAAACAGATTCTGAGTGAAAAAGAGTCCTTTTCTTATATACCAGATGTTTTTACAGAAGACTCTCAACTTTTACCATCCATTGGTGGGTTCTTTGCACAAATAGAAAATGATAAGGACGGGAATATTTTTGACAGAGCATTAGAATTGATATCTTCTTATGCAGAATACGATACAGAAAGGATATATATCAGGCAAGCGGACATAAACAGAGTTTCTAATGTTATTTTCGGGGAGTGGGGAACACTGGGGGGGTTAATGAGGGAATACAAAGCAGACTCTATCAACGACATCAATTTGGAGAGAACATGCAAGAAGGTAGACAAGTGGCTCGACTCAAAGGAGTTTGCGTTATCAGATGTATTAGAGGCAATAAAAAGAACCGGCAATAATGATGCTTTTAATGAATATATCTCAAAGATGCGCACTGCCAGGGAAAAGATTGACGCTGCAAGAAAGGAAATGAAATTCATTTCGGAAAAAATATCTGGAGACGAAGAATCGATCCATATTATCAAAACCTTATTGGACTCGGTGCAACAGTTTTTACATTTTTTCAATTTATTCAAAGCGCGTCAGGACATTCCTCTTGATGGAGCATTCTATGCGGAGTTCGATGAAGTCCATAGCAAACTGTTTGCTATTGTTCCGTTGTATAATAAGGTTAGGAACTATCTTACGAAAAATAACCTTAACACGAAAAAGATAAAGCTAAACTTCAAGAATCCAACTCTGGCAAACGGATGGGATCAAAACAAGGTATATGACTACGCCTCCTTAATCTTTCTCCGCGATGGTAATTATTATCTCGGAATAATAAATCCAAAAAGGAAAAAGAATATTAAATTCGAACAAGGGTCTGGAAATGGCCCATTCTACCGGAAGATGGTGTACAAACAAATTCCAGGGCCGAACAAGAACTTACCAAGAGTCTTCCTCACATCTACGAAAGGCAAAAAAGAGTACAAGCCGTCAAAGGAGATAATAGAAGGATATGAAGCGGACAAACACATAAGAGGAGATAAATTCGATCTGGATTTCTGTCATAAGCTGATAGACTTCTTCAAGGAATCCATCGAGAAGCACAAGGACTGGAGTAAGTTCAACTTCTATTTCTCTCCAACTGAATCATATGGAGACATCAGCGAATTCTATCTGGATGTAGAAAAACAGGGATACCGGATGCATTTTGAGAATATTTCTGCCGAGACGATTGATGAGTATGTCGAAAAGGGGGACTTATTCCTCTTCCAGATATACAACAAAGACTTTGTGAAAGCGGCAACCGGAAAAAAAGATATGCACACCATTTATTGGAACGCGGCATTCTCGCCCGAGAACCTTCAGGATGTGGTAGTGAAACTGAACGGTGAAGCAGAACTTTTCTACAGAGACAAGAGCGACATCAAGGAGATAGTTCACAGGGAGGGAGAGATACTGGTCAATCGTACCTACAACGGCAGGACACCTGTGCCTGACAAGATCCACAAAAAATTAACAGATTATCATAATGGCCGTACCAAAGATCTCGGAGAAGCAAAAGAATACCTCGATAAGGTCAGATATTTCAAAGCGCACTACGACATCACAAAGGATCGCAGATACCTGAATGATAAAATATACTTCCATGTGCCTCTGACATTGAATTTCAAAGCAAACGGGAAGAAGAATCTCAATAAGATGGTAATTGAAAAGTTCCTCTCGGACGAAAAAGCGCATATTATTGGGATTGATCGCGGGGAAAGGAATCTTCTTTACTATTCTATCATTGACAGGTCAGGTAAAATAATCGATCAACAGAGCCTCAACGTCATCGATGGATTCGATTACCGAGAGAAACTGAATCAGAGGGAGATCGAGATGAAGGATGCCAGACAAAGCTGGAATGCTATCGGGAAGATAAAGGACCTCAAGGAAGGGTATCTTTCAAAAGCGGTCCACGAAATTACCAAGATGGCGATACAATACAATGCCATTGTTGTCATGGAGGAACTCAATTATGGGTTCAAACGCGGACGTTTCAAAGTTGAGAAGCAGATATATCAGAAATTCGAGAATATGCTGATTGACAAGATGAATTATCTGGTATTCAAGGATGCTCCGGATGAAAGTCCGGGAGGAGTCCTCAATGCATATCAGCTTACTAATCCGCTTGAAAGTTTCGCTAAACTTGGGAAACAGACAGGAATTCTTTTCTATGTTCCGGCAGCCTATACTTCGAAGATAGATCCGACGACCGGGTTTGTCAATCTTTTCAATACTTCAAGTAAAACGAACGCACAGGAAAGAAAAGAATTCTTGCAAAAATTCGAGTCGATCTCCTATTCCGCTAAAGACGGAGGAATATTCGCATTCGCGTTCGATTATCGGAAGTTCGGAACGTCAAAAACAGACCACAAAAATGTATGGACCGCATACACGAACGGGGAAAGGATGAGGTACATAAAAGAGAAAAAACGCAACGAACTGTTCGACCCCTCGAAGGAGATCAAAGAGGCTCTCACTTCATCAGGAATCAAATATGACGGCGGACAGAACATATTGCCAGATATCCTGAGGAGCAACAATAACGGTCTGATCTACACAATGTATTCCTCTTTCATAGCGGCCATTCAAATGAGGGTCTATGACGGGAAAGAAGACTATATCATCTCGCCGATAAAGAACAGCAAGGGAGAGTTCTTCAGGACCGATCCGAAAAGAAGGGAACTTCCGATAGACGCGGATGCGAACGGCGCGTATAACATTGCTCTCAGGGGCGAATTGACGATGCGTGCGATAGCGGAGAAGTTCGATCCGGACTCGGAAAAGATGGCGAAGCTAGAACTGAAACATAAGGACTGGTTCGAATTCATGCAGACAAGGGGGGATTGA
- the cas4 gene encoding type V CRISPR-associated protein Cas4 has protein sequence MTENAILLSNINDFLFCPVSIYFHNLMGDSDRMISQSRCQINGTHAHETIEDGRYTSRKDVLQGMEVYCEKYGLIGKIDLLDIKKKMLTERKKKISRLYDGQIFQVYGQYFALKEMGYEIEKIRVYSMDDNKSYDITVPEEDPVMTHKFEETILDMHTFNPDDYVQTNPCKCSNCIYEPMCGSSSLEVKHDVS, from the coding sequence ATGACCGAGAATGCGATTTTGCTATCGAACATAAACGACTTTTTATTCTGTCCAGTCTCGATTTATTTCCATAACCTAATGGGAGACTCGGACAGAATGATATCCCAATCAAGATGTCAGATCAACGGAACACATGCGCATGAAACAATAGAGGATGGGCGGTACACATCAAGAAAAGATGTATTGCAGGGAATGGAAGTCTATTGCGAAAAGTATGGTTTGATTGGGAAAATAGATCTCTTGGACATAAAGAAAAAAATGTTGACAGAGCGGAAGAAAAAGATATCTCGTCTGTACGATGGGCAGATATTCCAAGTATATGGTCAATATTTTGCCCTGAAAGAGATGGGATACGAGATTGAAAAGATCCGTGTATACAGTATGGACGACAATAAAAGCTATGACATCACCGTTCCGGAGGAAGACCCAGTCATGACGCACAAGTTTGAAGAAACGATCCTAGATATGCACACTTTCAATCCCGATGATTACGTCCAGACGAATCCCTGCAAATGTTCTAATTGCATATATGAACCAATGTGCGGGAGTTCTAGTCTGGAGGTAAAACATGATGTCAGTTGA
- the cas1 gene encoding type V CRISPR-associated endonuclease Cas1 — MMSVDTFQKKQAIFVFTRDGDKISFSNDNLVVKNGDEVRLQSTCYRIFALFIVGDVTITSGIIQRSRKFGFPIFLMSGSFRTYDIIGHKTEGNYVLRKIQYDHDGLDIAKHIVENKIRNQIDTLKLQRWKDNGMRADISSLERYAESVRNFDDDFRGLMGIEGSASRIYFRNNFSMEAWTGRRPQIKADFINSTLDIGYTILFNFVDAMLELYGFDTYKGVYHREFYMRKSLVCDMVEPFRPLIDWQVRKAVNLGQCKPEDFNVSNGRFLLDISKNKDYVGFLMKPLLESKEQIFVYFQDFYRAIMKHKPISDFPIFKILEEE, encoded by the coding sequence ATGATGTCAGTTGACACATTCCAGAAAAAACAGGCGATCTTCGTTTTTACAAGAGACGGCGACAAAATCTCATTTAGCAATGACAATCTTGTGGTAAAGAATGGGGATGAAGTGCGTCTTCAGTCCACATGTTATCGAATCTTTGCTCTTTTCATTGTGGGAGACGTGACGATAACGTCAGGTATAATCCAAAGATCAAGAAAGTTCGGTTTCCCAATATTTTTGATGTCTGGTTCATTCCGTACCTATGACATCATCGGCCACAAGACCGAGGGCAATTATGTTCTGAGGAAGATACAATATGACCACGATGGTCTCGACATAGCGAAACACATCGTGGAGAATAAGATCCGCAATCAGATTGATACATTAAAATTACAAAGATGGAAGGATAACGGGATGAGAGCTGACATATCGTCGCTTGAGCGATATGCAGAATCCGTGAGGAACTTCGATGACGACTTCAGAGGACTCATGGGCATCGAAGGATCAGCTTCAAGGATATATTTCAGGAACAATTTCAGCATGGAGGCATGGACAGGCAGGAGGCCACAGATTAAGGCTGATTTTATCAACAGCACCTTGGACATAGGATATACGATCCTTTTCAACTTCGTTGATGCAATGCTGGAGCTATACGGATTCGATACTTACAAAGGCGTATATCATAGAGAATTCTACATGCGAAAGTCGCTTGTTTGCGATATGGTGGAACCATTCCGCCCGCTTATAGATTGGCAGGTTAGGAAGGCTGTGAACTTAGGGCAATGCAAACCAGAGGACTTTAACGTTTCAAACGGACGATTTTTGTTAGATATTTCAAAGAACAAGGATTATGTGGGGTTTTTGATGAAGCCACTGTTAGAGTCAAAAGAGCAGATCTTTGTTTATTTCCAAGACTTCTATCGTGCAATAATGAAACATAAACCAATTTCTGATTTTCCAATCTTCAAGATTTTGGAGGAAGAATGA
- the cas2 gene encoding CRISPR-associated endonuclease Cas2, which produces MILISYDIQDDKLRTKFSKYIKRFGHRLQYSVYEIDNSERILDNIITDINNNFMDKFSEADSVLIIKLSKTCDVIRMGYAIHEESDIVIV; this is translated from the coding sequence ATGATCCTTATCAGTTATGATATCCAGGATGACAAACTGCGCACAAAATTCTCAAAATACATAAAGAGATTCGGGCACAGGCTGCAGTATTCTGTATATGAGATCGACAATTCTGAAAGAATACTCGATAATATTATCACAGATATCAACAACAATTTCATGGACAAATTTTCTGAAGCAGATTCGGTACTAATCATTAAACTTTCAAAAACATGTGATGTGATAAGGATGGGTTATGCGATACATGAGGAATCAGACATTGTAATCGTCTGA
- a CDS encoding InlB B-repeat-containing protein, protein MSGKRKAAIAFIIIVAIGAAGYLYIHSDYYGDAGPHDITVKINYPDAGILSTTFGHVEHGDLFSVTVEPNNNGYTFVGWFEGNTKRSTLKTYVFLPKSDTTLTAWFSLDHDASFTATPDVANYPSTVTVTSYRNVEISQRSWVVTDEFTGMELLNTATDGGGDSSFSLSIDTASLLSITQSITYTDGETSTYTSLKVVDDLIMKHFEWRFREDSLYSPITDIFSINNGSIKWDVQLSQTWYNNALNSPLPRDGTIADDKMGNFVTSDDPVIKQMAYELSMFTSKMNDIDRVNCVLKFVQQCFPYQYDIDGKGVIDYYKLPAETLWEGKGDCEDHAFLFASLIKAMGYDVVLYGVEFYDQNNVLISEHMAAGVAVPGGTGYFTTIDGVNYYYCEATFETSVTWYNDANVGYLPTGYVVVKTFAV, encoded by the coding sequence ATGAGCGGCAAACGTAAAGCGGCGATCGCATTCATTATCATCGTAGCAATAGGCGCAGCAGGATATCTCTACATCCACTCCGACTACTACGGAGACGCCGGCCCTCATGATATTACCGTTAAGATCAACTACCCCGATGCGGGGATCCTCTCCACCACGTTCGGCCATGTGGAACATGGGGATCTTTTCTCGGTGACTGTGGAACCGAACAACAACGGATACACTTTCGTCGGATGGTTCGAAGGGAATACCAAGCGGTCCACTCTTAAGACCTATGTCTTCCTTCCCAAGAGCGACACCACCTTGACGGCATGGTTCTCCCTCGATCACGACGCATCATTCACCGCTACGCCCGATGTCGCCAACTATCCGTCGACAGTCACCGTCACATCCTACCGCAACGTCGAGATCTCTCAGAGGTCGTGGGTCGTGACGGACGAGTTCACCGGCATGGAATTACTGAACACCGCCACGGACGGTGGCGGCGACAGTTCTTTCTCTTTGAGTATCGACACGGCGAGCCTTCTCTCGATCACGCAGAGCATAACATACACTGACGGTGAAACTTCCACATACACATCACTGAAGGTGGTGGACGATCTGATAATGAAACACTTCGAGTGGAGATTCAGAGAGGACAGTCTGTATTCGCCGATAACCGATATCTTCAGCATAAACAACGGGTCCATCAAGTGGGATGTTCAGTTGTCTCAAACATGGTACAATAACGCATTGAACTCACCGCTGCCTAGGGACGGGACGATCGCGGATGATAAGATGGGAAACTTCGTCACATCCGATGACCCAGTGATCAAACAGATGGCTTATGAACTCTCGATGTTCACATCGAAGATGAATGATATCGACAGAGTGAACTGTGTTCTGAAATTCGTCCAGCAGTGTTTCCCGTACCAGTACGATATTGACGGAAAAGGTGTTATCGATTACTATAAACTGCCTGCCGAAACATTATGGGAGGGCAAAGGGGATTGCGAGGATCATGCGTTCCTGTTCGCATCGCTGATCAAAGCCATGGGGTACGATGTCGTGCTGTACGGTGTGGAATTCTACGATCAGAACAATGTTCTCATAAGTGAGCATATGGCGGCGGGAGTGGCTGTTCCGGGAGGGACCGGATACTTCACAACGATCGACGGAGTTAACTATTACTATTGTGAAGCTACGTTCGAGACGAGTGTTACTTGGTACAACGATGCTAACGTAGGGTATCTCCCGACCGGCTATGTGGTTGTGAAGACTTTCGCCGTTTGA